ATATTTCCCCTACAATGACCTGcgatctttaaaaaatatcaaatattgaCAAAATGGCATaggtttgaaaaaaaatgtttttaaattatgtcaAATGGACAAGTTTTAACCAATCCAAAAGTTTGTAGGTCTTTTTAGGTAGGACCCATTTAGGATGATTGGGTGTTAATTTGACCGATCGGTCGACTTGTAGTCAAGATATGAAGTCAGCAGTTTGTAACAAATCACGAATAATTCAGAGCTCAGGCGAGATGGTGATATATGGAACTGAGCGCACGTGAGCGTTGGTCCGGCTGCTGCTTGTCGGCAATGAGGAGGTGGTGGTCTTGCTGCAGATTCCATAGATGCCTTTTATGATCCTAATACTTATATTCGCGTGAAAGACAAGCTTACTAAAACCGGAAGTAGAGAACTCATACAAAAATAGTGGAGAGGGACATTGGTTTCTTCTAGCCCAAATAAAGTCTCAGTTCACCTCCGATGACTGAGGAGGTCTTCTGCCAGCCCTACCTATGGCCTAGATATAGgtgtttaaaacattataaacatatttattaaaactaagacGAAATAACACTcttaaaaatacacatttaaattgtgggtgaattaataaataaatattggaaTCGACATGCATTAACGTATACAAcggtaaatataaataatgataaaacattcaaatatGGGTAATATTGGGATTTATGTTGAATTAATAATGCTCTCTTGAGCACATCACTCACCAATTTCCTTTAAGCATCCATCGATGAAAGCGCTTTCGGCGACGGTAGTCTGCTGTTTGGGAGGaacttaaaactttatttacttaaacatTTCCCGATACCGCTAAAGGAACGCTcgtactttttttcttttttggctatttttttgttaatacaagcctaattcattttttttaactaccaataaaaaaactcaaaaatcgCCACACATTCCTTGTTTTCACTCACTCGCTAGATCACTCACTCCATTTCTATACCGAAaattaatagaattaaaaacaagaaaagaagcaaacttcggcaagccgaagttcatatacccttgcagctatttcaaaaactaaatactcttgaaaacgttaaaattttgcgtgtatgcttaaaaacattgaagctattatgatttgcagcttaattttgatagttcctatggcagcttaccgattgttcctatgggagctatatgctatagtcgtccgaatttgttgaaatttaaaccgtaattctgaaatttttaaccataactatatctcgaagaactaaaaaaaattaaaaaccaccaaagtaataatttttttttatttatttttccgattgttcctatgggagctatatgctatagtcgtccgatccggctcgttccgacttatgtactacctgcaataggaagacaacttttgggaaagtttcatttaggtagctttaaaactaagagactagtttgcgtagaatacggacagacggacggacagacggacatggctagatcgactctcctagtgatgctgatcaagaatatatatactttatagggtcggcgatgtctccttcactgcgttgcaagcttcttactgaaattataatacgctctgcaagggtataaaaacttagactaatttaatttcacttaTTTCTCCACATTGCTGCAGCTTTTTGCTGCTTAATTTTTTAGTCGGGGCTGAGGATCAAACTATGGGCAAATATTACGCTACGAAACCTTCAACGCCACCGTCGACTTCTGCGAAACGCTTGCTCTCCCACCGGACACTGATTTGATCGCCGGTTTCTTTTATGCTTCTGCCGGCCGTCCGTCCGTGgtcttctccttctccttttgGAGTGGCGATCTTTGGTAGCTTTTGCGCTGTGGTGTCTTCAcagcactgcaaaaaaatctGGTGCCTGCCTTCGCCGATTTCACGGGTTGCGCTTGCCTTCGCCGACTAATAGAGTTGCTTCTTGGGACTTGAGGCGGCACCTTTTGGCCAACACCTATGCAATAAAATAAGCCCCCTTAGAAAATCTAAAAGACCTCATTCGCTTCTCACTCACCCCTGGACTTGGCCGGAATCCCACTGGGATCTTCCTTTTGGGCTCCTTTGCCGTAATACCTGTTGCTGCTATTGGTGGTTGCCTCCGCTGATTGAGCACTTTTACTTTTGATTTTATCTTAAACACAACTTCTTGACTCAACTAATCACTTTGGATGCCAAACTAGGAATGGCGGCTAGTGACGCCGCAATAAAGGCGGCAACCTATCTGTCCACCTAGCTGGAGAAATTCTCCCACTCAGGGAAAGTCTGACAATTCGCCCTGTCACCCCGATTGATCTAACCCTGCCAGGCCACCGGTTCTCCCCACCGAGATCTAGATGGCGCCACCGATTCTTACGCTGCATCTAGATGACGTCGAAccatctgcaaaaaaaaaaagtccttCCTTTCGATATAAACACGTTCGAAGCCTTTAGAACGCTGCtattcaaaaactattttcggCACGAGCTTGCCGCTTTCACAGGatgtttttgaatttgtaaaccatcgattaggcaaaaaaaaattgatttaaacgAAAAAGTTACACTGGTAAGACCCCTTAAATCaacaagaatataaatactgtCAAAACGCTTACTTCTATTTGTTACATATCCTTCAACGAATTTAATATTCACTTTTAATTGAATGGGTATATAgctcttaaaaaatacataatacgtttattaatttttatgacaaCATACTTATAACAAATTCCACATTAGGTTTCTAACGGTATTAAGTCAAATTtctcttttaaaattacatatttggCTCGGTTTGTGtggtttgaattttatatacgGACACattgattttatgatttttatgtattaCACAAGCCTTTTCGTGGGGTGAAACATCCTTGATTTGAAGGCATTctgaaaaaagggaaattttaaaatttgtaactaTTTTGGTCCGCATTTCGCAATTTACACACCTATATCAACACATCTTTTTATAAACCATTTTATGCATCCTTCAAGCGGAAGATTCAGCAGTTTCCTTCggaaaaactcaaaaatgCTAAGTGTTGCAAAGGTAAGCGCCTTAAGCTTTAAAGATTGTGGTGTTAAAATCAAACTTAATATTCTTGTAATGTCCATACTTACAGCAgcaaacacaatataatagaCAAGGGTAGTAGGAAACAGGAACAAAATGGCCGAGAAAAATATGGTTGCCAGATATAACTGCCGATTCATATAATTATGAGACTCTATGCGACCTAAAAATAAGCAAGATTTAAAAACAGAACGAAGTTCTAGTTTCACCATAATAAGTAAACTTACCTTTTAACATGTTGAAACGGTTGCCTCGAACCACTTGCCATAGTACCGACAGACCTTTTCTTTCTACATTGTAGAGcctgttaaaattaattttgattttaaaagaaaaaggcatgtttatttaatgaatttgATGTATTAATTAGTTGATTTCCCACTTACACTTTGGTATAAATATAGAAGCAATGTGAATGTAATCCAATAACGGATATTAGGTCCACTAGAAGCGCTATCTGGAATGTAAGACCCAAGGACCCAAACGCTCCGATTGCCAAAAATACTTGTCGCACTAGAGGTTCGATAAAATctatgaaaaacaaataattattaggtgttaaaatacatttcataTACGAAGATATTAAGCTGAAAAATTCGCGCGGATTCTacaaaaattgtctttaatCTAGGACTTGCTGTTACTCAATGACTCCATGACCTCATGATCTATGCTTCTAATATTATAGACAAACAGATCAAGCTCAAGCTTTTAAACTCAGGTCGATACGCTTTTTATATaccctataaagtacatatattcttgatcagcatcactaggaaagtcgatctagccatgtccgtctgtccgtccgtctgtcagtcggTCGGTCCGTtgctacgcaaactagtcccaaaaaatgtttattttaaatgtagcttttgtattttgtaatttaatttaaaaattctttttgacttattaataatttaacagttcagaattacgccattattttttttaaatcggaaaacgatatcatatatctgccataggaacgatcgagtaattgagctgcaaatcataaaagcttcaatgttttttacatatacgccaataaatcttaatttcaatgttgtaaggaatatttaatttttgcaatagctgcaagggtatataaacttcggcttgtgATAAGtgattaattttgttcaatacTTACCCAAAAACGTCGACCACAATTCAATGTGATATTTAAAGCAGTCCAggaagaaattatttaaatgtatatttagcTTGAGGCCAATAGGACTGCCCTCTAAAACCTTCAATAGGCTGTATAATTCGTCAATCACGTACTAACAAATTGATAACATGACGTcacattattttaaacattggGTGAAAGACTTACGTGGGATATTGGTATTAGAAAATCTCCCGGCTGTGTCGCTAGTGAAAAAAGGATAAGCATCAAGGTCATTCCCATTATTCTATCAAGAGCAATATTAGCCGAGCGAGTActgccaaaacaaataaacataaatcgtAAGTTTTCGAAAATAAATGGTGGCATCGATTAAGTTGATCCGTTTAATTAACGTTCATTACCGTTTATCACAGGTTGCTTGCCATTCCTTGAAGTGCTTGTAGATAGTCGTATGAATCATTATGCTATTgacaaatacattttcaacaacatatttaaatatggtaATCGGAGAGTCGGCAATGAGAGTTAGCACATACAGGATACGTTTTATTGTGTGATTAGTTGGCTTTTGAGTATCAACTTTGGCCTGTGCCAATCTGGATAGCTCGAGAAAGTCGCAATCATTGCATGCTGCATCTTGGTTATTTACAGACTCCCCACCAATAAACATATTTCGCATAATTTGCTTTTCATATAGAATTAGTTTAATGTGTTTCAGATATTCCGGGGTAATCCCAATGTACACCAGCGTTATGTTTGGTTGACTGCTGTTGTACGTAAAGCACAGCCGCATATTAAATTTGAGATACTGACTTTGATCTGCATTAAAGTCCCCGTTCAGGATAGAACCCAAGAAACGCGTATTGCTCGATACATGATTTATAGCTTTGTCCCCAAATTCCAAATCTAAAGCTTCCAGGACGTAATACACTACGACATTATCTTCATTTATCTGCACTTGGCCGTACAAATTGGTGGGCTTCTTCCGGCAATAGTAGTTGAACGGTAAATATATCTTGATGCTCATAGTCGTTTCAATAACAAAACACCGGCCTCTTtcgagcaaaacaaaacaatttgtgCATGCCTGAAAGGGTGCCGAATTTGCTCTGACGTCACAGTCTCTTTTATTGGGGTGTAAGAAACTGGACGttgtatttgtaatttttagtGTCAAGTTTTAGGTGACGCTTATAACAAGAGACtttagaaaattataaagGAGCGggtgaaatattatttttcaataaatttactttAGCTACCTTACAAAAGAAATCATGCCGATAATCACTGAAcgatatttttgaaaatgcaACTGTTTGTTAATCGAGAGTACTGTCTTCGTTCCATTCCATTGTTCTCCAGTTTTCACGTGTTCTGTTTTATATCGTTTCGCAGATATCTGCATTAATACACGCAATAAAGGGATACATTTTTCATCGGCATTTTATAtagtaaaaattgttttcgtttaaaaagatattaattatatttacatataataATGGGATACGATGGTGAGTTAAATGATGACAACGAATAATTGGCTCGCATTAGGATGCCCGAGTGTGCATAAATGGATGTAtgtgtatacatacatacaagcgtattatattaagttaagaaattgaaaatgtgcAACCAAATTTGTTTGACAATGCTGACGCGCCCACTCagttcttttttgttattattctCAATGGTTTTGTGCACCGGAAAGTTCCCGGTCAACCGCTTTTAGTTTTTGAccggttgttttttttttattttttttagcctcTGCGGTTTACATACATGCACAtccatatgtacatatgtatgtaggtTGCCATAAGTTTCATTAAAACTTGTGCATATGATAAAATGATTGATTTCCATCAATAAACACTTGGTTTTTTTGCGAAAAGGTGAAGTAATTGATGTGTAAAGATGCTAGTAAGCATTcattaaaactatttgtatATGTGCATCAGCGTGTGTGCTGTACGCCTAATCCTGTTATGCCTTCGATGGTCTGActgaatttttgttatttatgtaTAACATATTCTTGCAGATCGTGAACGTGACCGGGAAAGACGTCGCCATCGTTCGCGCTCCCGTGATCGCCATCGCGACCGCTCCAGGGACCGACGCCATCATCGCAACTCCCGGCGTAAGCCGTCGCTCTACTGGGATGTGCCGCCGCCGGGATTCGAGCACATCACCCCAATGCAGTACAAAGCCATGCAGGCGTCCGGGCAAATCCCGGCCAGCGTTGTGCCGGACACTCCCCAGACGGCGGTGCCCGTGGTCGGATCGACAATCACCCGCCAGGCGCGTCGCCTGTACGTCGGCAACATTCCGTTTGGCGTCACCGAGGAGGAGATGATGGAGTTCTTCAACCAACAGATGCATTTAGTTGGCTTGGCACAGGCGGCCGGAAGCCCGGTCCTTGCCTGCCAGATAAACTTGGACAAAAACTTTGCTTTCCTTGAGTTCAGGTCTATAGATGAAACCACCCAGGCAATGGCATTCGATGGCATAAATTTAAAGGGGCAGAGTTTGAAGATCAGGCGTCCGCATGATTACCAGCCTATGCCGGGTATTACGGATACACCAGCAATTAAGCCAGCTGTTGGTAAGTCACTGCTCCAGTTCACTGGTCAAAGTCAGCAGTTTAACGCCAACTCGCCCATTTCACAGTTTCAAGCGGAGTTATTTCGACGGTGGTTCCGGACTCCCCTCATAAAATCTTCATTGGAGGTCtgccaaattatttaaatgacgATCAGGTTTGTAGAAAAACAGACGGTgcttattttgttattaattaaatccaacggaaacattttcttaaaggTTAAGGAACTGCTTTTGTCGTTCGGCAAGCTACGAGCATTTAACCTTGTTAAAGACGCTGCTACTGGATTGAGCAAAGGGTACGCATTCTGCGAATATGTGGATCTAAGCATCACCGATCAGGTAGGAAACGTATTCATATGCATTGCAAACGACTTGAGACTGTGCTCACCTGATTCAGTCTTATGGCAAACTTTGTTCTAATAGTATTTTCTGTCTTTTACTATTTAAAGTCAATTGCTGGTTTGAATGGAATGCAGCTGGGTGACAAGAAACTGATTGTTCAACGTGCTAGTGTGGGTGCAAAGAACGCGCAGAACGCTGCCAACACCACTCAATCCGTTATGCTGCAAGTACCGGGTCTTTCAAATGTGGTCACATCCGGGCCACCGACAGAGGTACTCTGCTTGCTCAACATGGTCACCCCTGATGAACTGCGGGACGAGGAGGAGTATGAGGATATATTGGAGGATATCAAGGAAGAGTGCACGAAGTACGGAGTCGTGCGAAGCGTGGAGATACCGCGGCCCATTGAGGGCGTGGAAGTCCCGGGATGCGGCAAGGTCTTTGTCGAATTTAACTCGGTTCTCGACTGTCAGAAGGCTCAGCAGGCACTTACTGGAAGAAAATTCAGCGATCGCGTTGTCGTTACATCATATTTCGACCCTGACAAATACCATAGACgcgaattttaattacaagtaaatcatatttCTCACATTCACCGATTGTCCAATAAATATCACACAATAAAAGTAACAATTTATGATCTGACTACGAAAACATCATCAAATAGAAAGGGATAGTCATATCTGGGAAAAAGAATGAACTCGTATCAAAGTAGTTCTCGTAATGGGGGGAAACTGTacacaaaaataaaggaaTATTCCGTATAAATTGGGgcgacatttaaaaattaataatagagGTTCTTTTTCtcaataattattaaagtgACTTTGCTGACTGTTATTTTACAagagtttaaatttaaaatattaatatttagagTTCTAAAGATGTCTAAACATTTGTTGTTTGGTTTGGTTACTTCGTACTCTTATTATATTCCgcttttaaatactttttgaacAAATTCTGCGTGCTAAGTTCATTTTAGCCTTCTTTTTCATCTCTAGTAGCCTAGTGGTTCTGTAACCCGCTAACAGTTCTGTAagtctctctttctctctctctctcatctGCTGGCAGCGGTAGAATAGCGATCAGTGGGTAAGCAGCGGCGGTGGTCTcagatttgtgggcgttagagtgggcgtggctccgttttaaaataaacttgcacCGCTTAGGAACTTCTAGAATCCGCATGCCAAGTCCCAAATctttagcttttatagttgCCGAGATTTCGACGTTTATATAGAGGGGCAcatagacggacatggcttgatcgactcggctattgatcctgatcaagaatatatactttatatggtcggaaacgcttccttctacctgttacacacttttaaaaatacccACGTCCCCTTTATACTTTCTCAGGATAGGGAACAGAAAACAACGAAAATAAAGACATTGGTGAAAACGTTATAGTAAAAACTTTCTCGAGAACAACCAAATTTAGGACATTTTACCCGATCGTGCTTATCGGAGCTATAGGAAAAAGTCGTTCGATTGGCAAGATTATTCAACATGATCAGTGTAATAGAATGGCttagaattatttaaaatgcttacCTACAAGTTCAATCGTACAGGGATTTGGCTTTTATACTGTAATCACTTCTTGATTTACAGATGAATGAAAAAATACCAAcgcataaaataaaactagatATATAATTCATAGACAGCTAACGCcgataaacatttatttggcATTAAATAATGTATGTGTGTTATACATGTTGTGTGTACActgtaaatacaaaattacaaaataattaaatatatggtTTAAACATAGATACATTCAATAAAAACGGAAAGGACAACTTGAATACATTTTGGGTACATGAAATGATTGACTAATACTCAAGACAAAAAATTACCGAATTAGATCTAGGCgagacatttattttttatatgcgCTATTGTATAATTAAAGGCAAATGCATGACAATTGTATGTTTAGAGAAGTATCCAATAGCGCACATGTGGAAATAAAATTCGATAATCTAAGCGCACTCGAATGGAATGCTTAGTTTTCAAATTGTTTACCTTTCGACACTCATAAGCAAGAGCATTTATTTACTACTCCTCAAATCGACTAGTGCATTTTATCGAACTTACATAATAATACTTAAGCTTAAGTATTTTGATATGTTTAGAAATTGCAAGTCTCTCGGATTATAGTCAAGCGAGAATGTGTTAGTTTcttgaattaatttaatttaattattataacttTTACTCAAAGAGTAagagggtatattgtattgtattcCTTCAAAAGCATGTATTTAGTGGGTATTTTAATTCTGTTCCTATGTTTGTTGTATTTCCAGAAATATGTAGATTGTGGCCGTGAATCTATGGGACAAAATCGGACAAACAATAGTAAAAGATAATGGATAATGGATAATGATTGCTTTCaataaatgcatttcaaaTCATTTGACCTATATGTATGAATAAATGTAAATGCCAAGTTGATTgaacgaattaaaaaaaatatatataatatatataagctAACATTTTGTATTAGCAGAAAATAAGCCACAATCTTCTTAAGAATAATTTTTGGGTTATTAAAGTGCAActctttcctttcctttcatGTTCGTAATTTTTTACTGAAGCTTTTGCGGTatcttttttctttaaaacagctgattgtcgttttaaaataatgaacaaTTTGTGTTATTGAACGcttaaactttttgttttgattttttgcaCTAATAGCGGTTAAATATCTGATCAGCCCTAAGGCAGCAAAGCTCAAAGCACTCGCATTTTACAAACGCGGCTCaaaaataaggaaatattaatatatatatatatttatgttaaagGGTAAACGTGAACCAGCGCtacattttggtttttgtgacGTTCTCCAGAACAGTTTATTGGAAATGACACTAATTACtagtttttaagttaaagttaattCAAATTATGCAGTTTAAGGCACTCGTTcaaaagattttgttttaacaattGCTATACACTCaccacttaaaaaatgtttgcttaacTTGAGAACTCTAGTTTTTtagacaaatttaaattaaatgtttcgaaataacccaaaaaaataagaaatataatatatattgggATACATTTGcagtaatattaaataattaaattaaatatttttgtaatagaagaagaaaaataaaccaaaatttaaatttgttgcgAAAATAATTCGAAAGTATCGAATTTTCGTATTAATTTTTCCTTGttcctttaaaaatgtgtataacttttttttaaatattttcttttccaaATGCCCCTTTACACAAACACCTGTCAGACTTTAAAGTTTTACATAAAGGTTTCAAGTTTCATTTTATAGATATTATGCACAAAAAGTAATTCAGTATCTACTAGcccattttaattaacttctagctttcgaaaaaataaaataccttcggcaaattaaacatttttgggttgaaaataatatataacttttttaatgacgaagtaaaaaaaaacaaaaactaacaataatgtcaaacaaatattttgaatatttaagatTATCCAAGCAAAATGGTTAAAATTGGGTAAGTAAGAGTTAAATGTCGAAACTTAAACAGGATTAGGGCTACATGTTGAAAAGTAGTGCTTCGAAACCAAATTCAGGGCAAATAACCTTCATGGATAAGTTTAACTTATTCATACTATTTTGTTCTCTTGACTTAAAGTCTTAACTAAAAGTGTAATTGATAGACTACGACATTTGGTCAGATGAACGGATAAGTCTAGTAAAATTACAAAACGGTCATAGCCAACCTTCTTTGGCCAAATACAAATTGGGGCTAAAGGATATCAGATTGGCATGactctttttaaatttcagaaaatgtataactaaacaaaaataataaacgcTAAACGTGTTCTGTActagaaaattatttttttttaatttccttatttaTCAAAATGACCGGTTTTAGTTCAATTTCGGTGGTGCATTTAACATATATTAGCAACATTTGATATTCGGGAAAAACTTGACGGTaatggaacataaattggtgAACAAGACTTTGATTCAGgagaaaaaagaagaaaaagtaaaacttaTCCGTAGGGGCTTCaacaatttagtttaaatttcagtATGTGCAATCTTGGTAACACAGGTACACAGCCAAAAAATTCCACGAACCATTTGTATTTTTCCATAATATATGTCTGCTCACTGTAAAGTCCTATACAAACTTTCGCTTTATAGCTAAGAGTAAGAAAATACATCGGATTTGGCGCCATTTTGAATAATGTGGCCCATATAACtagaattaatatatttttttttgctgaaaCACTCCTAACACATGACGGATTTTCactgttaaatatataatttttaacaattttaccAATATAAGAGCGCCTCTAACAAAAATATCTTCAatggaaacaattttaattttaattctctTGGAATATACAgccttgtgtttttttttttttgttctgatttttaagataaattcataaattattcTATAAATTGctatgcatttatttaatttggagaAAAAATAGTGGTAGATAATAGCAAAACAAAGTATGCTTTTACTAATAAAATGATCTTATGAAAACTTTAAGAAAACGTTGAGAGAAGAGTAGTttacaaagaaaattaaaattatttccataATTTCTAAATCACTTCATAATaagagtattttaaaaaaatttaagattttaaatttgggtatttttttaatgcaaaagcAATTGGgtaatttaaaactgtttgGGCGTAATTTAAACTGTCGAAATTAATATGTGATGGAACATATGTTTGTATGGGACAACATGGTTCGtggaaatttcaaaaa
The genomic region above belongs to Drosophila gunungcola strain Sukarami chromosome X unlocalized genomic scaffold, Dgunungcola_SK_2 000038F, whole genome shotgun sequence and contains:
- the LOC128260726 gene encoding uncharacterized protein LOC128260726; its protein translation is MSIKIYLPFNYYCRKKPTNLYGQVQINEDNVVVYYVLEALDLEFGDKAINHVSSNTRFLGSILNGDFNADQSQYLKFNMRLCFTYNSSQPNITLVYIGITPEYLKHIKLILYEKQIMRNMFIGGESVNNQDAACNDCDFLELSRLAQAKVDTQKPTNHTIKRILYVLTLIADSPITIFKYVVENVFVNSIMIHTTIYKHFKEWQATCDKRTRSANIALDRIMGMTLMLILFSLATQPGDFLIPISHYVIDELYSLLKVLEGSPIGLKLNIHLNNFFLDCFKYHIELWSTFLDFIEPLVRQVFLAIGAFGSLGLTFQIALLVDLISVIGLHSHCFYIYTKVLYNVERKGLSVLWQVVRGNRFNMLKGRIESHNYMNRQLYLATIFFSAILFLFPTTLVYYIVFAALKALTFATLSIFEFFRRKLLNLPLEGCIKWFIKRCVDIECLQIKDVSPHEKACVIHKNHKINVSVYKIQTTQTEPNM
- the LOC128260727 gene encoding splicing factor U2AF 50 kDa subunit; protein product: MGYDDRERDRERRRHRSRSRDRHRDRSRDRRHHRNSRRKPSLYWDVPPPGFEHITPMQYKAMQASGQIPASVVPDTPQTAVPVVGSTITRQARRLYVGNIPFGVTEEEMMEFFNQQMHLVGLAQAAGSPVLACQINLDKNFAFLEFRSIDETTQAMAFDGINLKGQSLKIRRPHDYQPMPGITDTPAIKPAVVSSGVISTVVPDSPHKIFIGGLPNYLNDDQVKELLLSFGKLRAFNLVKDAATGLSKGYAFCEYVDLSITDQSIAGLNGMQLGDKKLIVQRASVGAKNAQNAANTTQSVMLQVPGLSNVVTSGPPTEVLCLLNMVTPDELRDEEEYEDILEDIKEECTKYGVVRSVEIPRPIEGVEVPGCGKVFVEFNSVLDCQKAQQALTGRKFSDRVVVTSYFDPDKYHRREF